One Silene latifolia isolate original U9 population chromosome 4, ASM4854445v1, whole genome shotgun sequence DNA segment encodes these proteins:
- the LOC141653418 gene encoding molybdenum cofactor sulfurase-like, whose translation MTTPNVKEVIKSSCKCHYCCFTPLLSYPNSLDHQTSTNITTNSSTFQYDFATATITSLYPHTQFTNPESLPTLQQSFRRFTSSFPQYLNTVEVDQIRAIDYPHLSKSSNITLDYFGHALFSYTQQQGDDDQEFVASSSSMTTRPRPKLGRFEVSHKAKEPSCGEIETSFESKLKRRIMKYLNILEDDYSMYYTATQTTAFRVVGESYPFKSNKKLVTVYDHENEAVEAMIESSKNRGARVSKAEFKWPKLKIHCKKLEEMVLGNGNNNNGINNNKKKKLNKGLFVFPIQSRISGARYSYQWMSMARENGWHVLLDATSLGPKDMDTLGLSLFQPDFLICTFYKVFGDDPSGFACLLVKKSNPSVLNQSNFWSTRGIVTLIDNSHHEGTSTTLDDQENSGHQSEISNTGQCDIIECKALDHADSLGLALISTRTRCLVNWIANALLALNHPHADKNVQLIQVYGPRVRFDRGPAFAFNVYDWKGEKVDPLLVQKLADRNGISLGYGCLKHLWFSDRYEDERNKVMDKKKKKEREVKSFKGKRSEKVKNEITVVTVTLGFLTNFEDVYRVWEFVAKFLDADFVEKERWRYTALNQKTIHIL comes from the coding sequence ATGACAACTCCAAATGTAAAAGAAGTCATAAAATCATCTTGcaaatgccattattgttgtTTTACTCCTCTCTTAAGCTATCCAAATTCCTTAGATCATCAAACTTCAACAAATATTACAACAAATTCATCAACATTTCAATATGATTTTGCAACTGCCACAATTACCTCACTTTACCCTCATACTCAATTCACAAACCCTGAATCTCTCCCTACTTTACAACAATCCTTTAGAAGATTCACTTCTTCCTTTCCTCAATACCTTAATACTGTTGAAGTTGATCAAATTCGCGCTATCGACTATCCACATCTTTCAAAATCTTCCAATATTACCCTTGATTACTTTGGACATGCCCTCTTCTCCTATACTCAACAACAAGGTGATGATGACCAAGAGTTTGTAGCATCATCTTCATCTATGACAACTCGACCGCGACCAAAACTAGGTCGTTTTGAGGTTTCACACAAGGCAAAGGAACCCTCTTGTGGTGAAATTGAGACAAGTTTTGAGTCTAAGCTTAAGAGAAGAATTATGAAGTACTTAAACATATTAGAAGATGATTACTCCATGTACTATACAGCTACCCAAACGACTGCGTTTCGGGTTGTTGGTGAGTCTTACCCTTTTAAGTCTAACAAAAAACTTGTAACTGTTTATGATCATGAAAATGAAGCGGTTGAAGCCATGATTGAGAGCTCCAAGAACAGGGGAGCTCGAGTTTCGAAGGCCGAATTCAAGTGGCCTAAGTTGAAGATTCATTGTAAGAAATTAGAGGAAATGGTGTTAGgaaatggtaataataataatggcattaataataataaaaagaagaaATTAAATAAAGGGTTGTTTGTTTTTCCAATTCAATCAAGAATTAGTGGAGCAAGATACTCTTATCAATGGATGAGTATGGCAAGGGAAAATGGTTGGCATGTGTTGCTTGATGCTACTTCACTTGGTCCTAAAGATATGGACACCTTAGGTTTATCCTTATTTCAACCCGATTTTCTAATTTGTACATTTTATAAGGTTTTTGGTGATGATCCATCCGGGTTCGCTTGCCTACTAGTCAAGAAATCGAATCCCTCGGTATTAAACCAATCCAATTTTTGGTCTACTCGAGGGATTGTTACCCTGATTGACAATAGTCATCATGAGGGTACAAGTACAACCCTCGATGACCAGGAAAACTCAGGTCACCAAAGTGAAATTTCTAATACTGGTCAATGTGATATTATCGAGTGTAAGGCATTGGACCATGCCGATTCACTAGGACTAGCTCTAATTAGTACTAGGACTAGGTGTCTAGTGAATTGGATAGCAAATGCATTGTTAGCTCTTAATCACCCTCATGCGGATAAAAATGTTCAACTAATCCAAGTTTACGGTCCTAGGGTGAGATTCGATAGAGGACCGGCCTTTGCATTCAATGTTTACGATTGGAAAGGCGAAAAAGTTGATCCATTGCTAGTACAAAAACTTGCTGATAGAAATGGGATTTCACTTGGATATGGTTGCTTAAAGCATTTATGGTTCTCGGATCGATATGAAGATGAAAGAAATAAAGTTATggataagaagaagaagaaagaaagggaAGTGAAAAGCTTTAAAGGGAAGAGAAGTGAAAAGGTAAAAAATGAAATTACAGTTGTTACGGTAACTCTTGGTTTCTTAACAAATTTTGAAGATGTGTATagagtttgggaatttgttgcAAAGTTCTTAGATGCTGATTTTGTTGAGAAGGAGAGATGGAGATATACTGCCCTTAATCAGAAAACTATTCATATACTATGA